Within the uncultured Draconibacterium sp. genome, the region TGCAATTGCATTGGCTTCGCCGCCAACCAATCCAAACTGGTTAGGCACTCCGGCTTTCGCACTAAAATCGTCCATTTCATTGTTCAAAAAGAAACCCGATTTTTCTACGTACACCTTTGAACCGAAAATTCCGTTTAGCGTAGTTGTTATTGCAATGGCATTATGATCTTTGTCAACGATTGAAAAGTGTGTTGTCTCGGTGCTTTCAATCACCTTCACATTACCTTCCTTAATATCGTGCGAATCGGTTTTCGCATCCAGGTGAATATCTGCAAACCGCCCTTTCAGGTAATTACTATCCAGCAACATTTTAACCGGAACATCGTAAAAATCCGGATCGCCTAAGTATGTTGCTCTGTCGGCATAAACCCATCTTTCCAATTCTGTCATTACATGAATACTTTTTGCAGAATTATGCCCGAATTCACTGAAATTATACGCCTCACTTCCTTTTAGCAACTGAAGTACAGCTACTCCTCCACTTGATGGTGGCGGCATTGAAATTACTTTATAATTATGGAATGTGCCTTCTACCGGCGTTCTCCAAACCGAATGATAATCATCAAGATCTTCCTGCGAAATAATTCCGCCGGTTTTGGTCATTTCCTCAATTAAATTCTTTGCTGTTTCACCGGCATAAAATCCATCGCGACCGTTATCACGAATTAACTTTAAGGTTTCGGCCAACTCCGGTAGTACAACCAAATCACCGGGCTTCCAGTTTCCTCCATTGTAATAATACGTTGTACTGTCGTTGGCCAGCAAAATATATTCCTGACTACGGTTATATTTTCGAGCCTCTTTTTCTGTTAAAGGGAAACCATTTTCAGCCAGATCGATAGCAGGCTGAACCAGCTTTTCGAAAGGCATCGACCCCAATTTCCCGTACAATTGCATCATTCCGTCAACCGATCCGGGCACTCCAACTGCCAGTGAACCAAATGAAGAGAGCCGTGGAATTACATCGCCCTTGTCATCCTGATACATCGTTTCGGTTGCCGACTTTGGCGCCTTTTCACGAAAATCGAGACTGCCGTATTCTCCATCTGCTTTTCGATAAACTGCAAAACCACCACCGCCGATATTTCCGGCGCCCGGATAAACTACTGCCAGTGCAAAATGCACAGCGATAGCTGCATCGTAAGCATTTCCTCCCTCCGCCAAAATTTGCGCTCCAACTTCGGAAGCCAGGGGATGAGCAGAAGTTACCATACCATTATCTGCAACAACTCCCCTTCCGGAGATAAGAATCGCTTTAGATTCTGATTTAGTGTCGTTGCACGCAGTAAGCAAAAAAACGGAAACAATTCCGATAATCAGTTTTTGCCAGTTTCTACAAAACATACAGATTGAAAAATTTTTAAAAATCACCCTTTAAATCTATTTATTAATAATAATTAAGGAATCGGGAGGATAATTGCTTATCCTCCCAGAACCGTTTAACTTAAAATTACTATCTATTAACCTCTGTTGGAGCATATGCTCCCGGCTCAGCCGGCGAAGAGGTATTTGATTCTAATTCATCACTTGGATATATCAAGCGCTCAACATTTACTGTTTGTGTTGGTGTATTCAAACCGAAAGGAACGGCAATATCCGAGTCGTCTTTCAATAATCTTCGCGTATCATCAAAAGGCATAAAAGTCATAAACCCGGTTAAGTACCTTTCTTCAACAATCTCTCTTAGCAATGCTCTATCAGCAGATAAGCCATCTTCATTTTCAATACCTCCTGCATCAAAATCAGCAGAGTCGTATGCATCGTACTGCATTGCCAACGACTCAACACTTGAGTTAAACAAAGCTCCCGAGCTTAACACGCTTCTTAAAGTATTTAAATGCCCCAAACCAGTGGCAAAACTCTGAGACCTTGCTCCTGCTTCAGCAAGAATTAATAAATTCTCCTGGTACGAAACAAGTGGTTGAGGTTCGAATTGTGCCGCAATACCGGTGTTTCCATCAGCATTGTCATGATCAATCGTATAATACTGTGTACGTGCTTCTTCGTTGGTTTTTACATTTGAGCGCGAACCAAGAAGTTCAAGCAAATAACTTGGATGCGTATCGTCAGGGACAACACCAATACGGAATCCTCCGGCAAACAATCGCGAATAGATAGTATTTTTTGATCCCGGATCGGTAACTCCGTCATACGGAACAAACAACATACTATTTTCTACCGACGATACTCCGTTCATTGCAGCAGTATAAGCTTCGCTATATTCTTTTGTTATCATGTAATAGCGGGCTTTTAATGTGTATGCCGATTCTATCCATTTTTCTTCGTCGCCATTAAAAATGTAATCGCCGGTAACCACATCGCCTGCAGTAACATTTTCCAAATCGCTGATTGCTTCAGAAAGCAACGATTGCAAAGCGCTAAACACAGCCTTTTGATTATCAAATACCGGATTATCGCTTTCGCTTAATGCTTCAGAATAAGGAATATCACCAAATAAAGAAGCGTATGTTCCGACAAGATGCGCTTCAACAACTTTGGAAATACCCATATAAAGATAATTGCCGGCTTTTCTTTCGCGGATGTTACGCAATGGTGTAAGCACACTCTGATAACCATCCCAGTCGAAAGTACGATCGGTAAAAATATAGCTGTAATACTCTTGTTCAACCTGCTCGTAACCGATTAGCTGACCAGAATAATAACTGGCCACACGATTATACACTCCCAGTTGAATCATCATATTTTCAATTTCGGCACCCTTTAAAAAGAGGCCTGCGTCAACAGCATCAACAGTTAACTGGTTTGGATTGTCGTTTATATCATCTACCAAATCCTGACAACTAAAAAAAGAAGTTAGAACCGCTAACGCAAATATGTATTTTATATATATCCTTTTCATAATTTCCATTTTAAACATTCTATAAATTCAATTGCAGGTTAAACAATACTGAACGGGTACCCGGGTTGTTAAAGTAGTTCATACCCGAAACAATACTTACACCGTAGTTATTCGTCTCAGGATCAACGTCTCTAACTTTTGTCCACAAGAATAGATCTCTACCGGTTACTGAAACCCGTAATGATTTAATTGCAAATTTTTGAGTGATATTTACCTTATTGAATGTATAACCTAAAGTTACGTTGCGAAGTTTTGTCCACGAAGCATCGTCGAGGAACAGGTCGTTGGCCTTACTAAATCCTAAGCCACCACCAATTGACTGGCGATACCAGGTTTCATCCAACAAAACATCACCACCTCCAAAGTCTTCAATATTACCACGCACTGTTGATCCGGCCGGGATAACTTCTCCGCTATGGTTTACCAGATCTTCAGTTAAAGTAACCTCTTTCGACACATCTTCGTGTTTACCAAAACCGTACAACACAATGTTCGTTCTGTTGATGTAATCGCCACCATGAGAATGTTCGAACAATACGCTCAAATCGAAATTCTTATAGTTCACATCAAAACCTAATCCGCCTCTCCAATCAGGATTTGGATCACCCAGCACTCTGTTGTCAGTATCTAACTGCGGGAATCCGTTGTCATCAAGAACCATATCCCCGTTTTCATCGCGAAGAGTTCCGGGCATATAGAATGAACTAACCGGATATCCTTTCACAATTTTTGAAGTCCCTCCGGTATCTACCGTTTCGGCACCGGCAATATCATCAACATTGTTTCGGTTTTTATTAAAGTTGGTATTCAGTTTAACCTGGAAATCTTTTTTATCGATAATTCTTCCGCCCAAATCAATCTCAATACCTTTATTCGACATGGTTGCCGCATTTTTATAATTATAGGTATAACCTGAACTTGGATTTGTTTTTACAGCGAATAGAATTCCCGTGGTTTCGTTGTTATAATAGGTGAAATCCAACGAAATACGGTCTTCAATAAAACGCAGGTTAGTACCCACTTCCCATTCCTTTTTAATTTCAGGAGAAAGTTCTTCGCTTCCCTTTTCACTATCGAACGCATAAGCACCTCCAAAATCTGATAATCCCGCAGTAGCAAGAGTCTGGAATTTATAAGGAGCAGGCTGAATACCCACTTTACCCCAAGATGCTCTGATTTTACCAAAGCTCAGAAAATCTGATTCAACCAAATCAGTAAACTGCCACGCTACATCAGCCGAAGGATAGAAGAAGTTTCCTTTAATACTTGAAGCGGCTTCCACAGTTCCTGAAGTTGTAATATACAGCTGATCGAATAAGCTAAATGAAAGAACACCGTATCCCCTGTTTGAGCGAATGTGGTTTATAGTTTTATCCCATGAAGTTGCTTCAGGAGCACCACCTGCAAGTGCTGTTGACTGCAAACGAGAAGTTACTGCAAACGGCGAAACCGAAGTTACATCAATGGTACGATAACGGTCGTTGTAGTTTACACCCAACGTAGCTGTCAGGCTGATATCCTCAGTAATATCGTGATCTATAATTGCAATTGCATCAGCATTTACCTCTTTACTGGTAATATCTTGCTGTTCCATACGTCCATTTGCATTACTTCCACCGGCAGAACCAACAGGGAAAAATTCCATTCTGTTGTCTTTGTAGAAATCAAGTCCTCCACGAACAATAAATTTAATCCAGTCGGTTGGGTTAATTTCCAATTCCGGTGAAACAACAAAGTGCTCTACTTTATCGGGCATTTCCTGCTCGTAAATCGACCATAACGGGTTGTTATAAGTTGGATTTATGTTTTCTCCCAAATGTCTCCTGTACGATCGTTGGCGTTCGAATACCTCGCCGGCGGCACTTACATACTGACCTTTATAATCAGTTACATCAAAATCGGGAGCATTACGATACAAGCCTAACACAGCACCGTTTGTGTTATCACCAGCCTGTTGAACCCTATTCGATTTTACAGAAGTATAGCTAAATTTATTGTTGAACTTCAACCAATCGTAAATATTGGTTTGTGTATTAATTCGGGCATTGTTACGCTCCAAGGTAAAGTTTCTGATGATACCTTCCTGATCTAGTCTTTCGAAACCAATATAGTACGAAGTGGTTTTTCCACCACCGCTTACAGAAATATTGTGTTGATCGAACCCGCCGGTTTGAAAAACCTGATCGTAATTGCTATCGGTATAAACTGCAGTAGAATTTTTACCGGTTACCGGGTAGTAAGTTGTTCCGGTAATATCTCCAACAAAATAGGCTCCACTTGTATTTACTTCATCAGCTGCACCCGAGCGATCGGCAATTTTATCACCCCACGATTCGGCATAACTGGCTGACCAAACACCACCGCGCCCCTGGCCATAAGTGCTTTGCAATGGCATTTTCACACTTATCATGTCGAAAGACTTAGTATAAGAGTATTGTACGTTTGGTTTTTGATTTAAACGACCACTTTTAGTAGTAATTATCACTACTCCGTTGGCCGCTCGCGAGCCCCAAACAGCTGCAGCAGAAGCTCCTTTCAAAATCTGAACCGATGCAATATCATTCGCATTAATATCATCTAAACGCGACTGCTGACTCAGTTCAGCTCCGTATGCGATGTTGTCGTTACTTAGTGGCGTTCCATCAACAATAATCAGTGGCTGACTGTCGCCGTATATCGTGTTAGCTCCCCGAATTTGAATTGACGAACCTGCACCAGGATCACCGTTAGTTCGGCGAATCTGAACACCGGATGCTTTTCCTGACAGTGCATTAATAACACCCGATTCTCCCGACCGCTCCATTTCACGGGCCTGCACTACCGAGTTAGTTGTTGCAGTTTGGTCAATCCGAACGGTTGTTCCAAGCGCAGTAACAATCACCTCATCAATTTCGGTAACCGACGATTCCAATTGAATATTGATCTCCGTTTTTGTTCCTACGGTAATTTCCTGCGATTCAAAACCAACTGATGAAAAAACGAGAACAGCATTTTCATCAGGCACTTGCATGGTATAAGCACCATCCATATCTGTTGTAACCCCCGTAACCGTTCCCTTAAGCAATACTGTTACGCCCGGAATTTCCAGTCCGTCTTCACCACTGGTAACTTTCCCGGAAACCTGCTTTTTTTGCGGTTCCTCCGCGGGTATCGCCTCCTTATTAATTGGCTTTTCTTCCGGTTTTATAACAATAACATTGTCAATAACCTCGTAACCTAAACCGGAGTCTTTCAGACAATTTGCCAAAACTTCATCAATAGAAGCATTCTCCAGGTTTACACTAATTTGCTTCACATTCAGCACTTCTTCGTGTGAATAAAAGAACTCGTAGTCACTTTGGTTCTTAATAGTTTCAAGAACTTCCTCCAAACTGGCTTCTTTTATATTCAGGCTAAAACCTGCCTGAGACTTTGCAGAAAGTGAAATTTGGAATGCGAAAATCAGAATCAGAATTAGTTTCATTCTTCGTAATAGTACAGAGCACCTCCGAAGAGGTACACGATTAGAATAGATTTTTTTCATACCTTTAACGTGTTTAAATTAATATCCTTCGTAACTGGTCAGGGTGTTATTTAAATTTCGGAGGATGTGGCCTCATCCTCCTTTTTTCATTTAATTAACAGTTATAGAATTTTCAGTATTCTCGAATTTTACGTTTGTTGTTAGTTCAATAATGTGCAATGTTTCATTTATATCGTGGTATTTAAATAAAGTACCTGAAAAATGTATGTTCTTCTTCTTGATGTTGGCAAACGACACATCAATATCATACCATCGTGAAAGCTTCGACATCACACCCTCAAGACTCTCATATTCAAATATATACTTACCAAATATCCATGATGTAATAAGGTCAGTATTGGCTTCACTTTTATCGAGCAATCTGGTTCCTTTATCAAGCGTTGCCTGCATACCGGGCTCCAAAAGCAATTTGTTTTTACCTGTTCGTATTTTTACCTGTCCCGTTACCAGCGTGGTTTCTACTGTCTGATCTTCAGGATATGCCATAACATTAAATGTTGTTCCCAACACTTCAACATCCATTTCGCTGGTTGAAACAATAAATGGTTTTGTTTTATCATGTGCCACCTCAAAATAGGCTTCGCCTGTTAAATACACTTTTCGGATATCGCCTGTGAAAGAAACCGGGTATTTTATTGCCGACGACGCATTTAACCACACCTTTGTTCCATCGGCTAAAACCAGATTATACACTTTGCTTCGTGGAGTAACCAGACTGTTGTATTTTACTTCTTCAATTTTTTTCTCCTCTTTATCGTATAATAAGGTTGAGTCTTTTTGGTGAATTTGAGCGCCGTCAATTTCAACTATCGATTCGCTATTCTCCGATTGAAGTAGAACAACTTCTCCCTCATCGGTAATCAGCGAGGACTCTTTCAGTTCTGAAATTTGCTTTTCCAACTCGGCAAAAGTGGCTACTGAATCTTCGTTAGAAAAGTTGTGAAGCAGAAAATAAGATGCAACAGCAAGTGGTATTGCTAATATTGCTACATATTTTAAAGCCGTACCAAATAGTTTTCGTACAGGCGTTTGCTTACGCGACTCAATTTTATGAAAAATTTTTTCCCACGAAGCATGGTCATCAATCTGATGATACTTCTTTTCAATTAAAGCAAGATTTTTCCTGCTTAGGAGTTTTTGGTACAGTGCCGTGTTTTGCTCCGATTGCGACAACCAGTCATCAAGCAACTGTAACTCTTCATTAGTAGCTTCCCGGCTAATCTTCTTTACTATGATTTCCGGAATTTTTGTAATATTTTCTTGCCTTGTGTTCATATTCAACATTTATAAAACAGGCGAGAGGGGAAAAGGAACTATACAAAATCATATTTTTTTAAAGTCTTTCTACAAAATATGACACATATATGAGAAAATAACTATCAAAACGTCTGCAATTCTGAGATTTTGTTTCAAATATTTATATGCGGATGCTTTGTGATTTTTTACAGTGTAAACCGAAATTTGCAGTTTTTCGGCAATCTCATCGTTTTTAAATCCTTCCAGTTGCATGATTAGAATTTCCCGTGCCCTTGGAGGTAACTCTTTCAACGTTTTTTGAATTAAACGCTGGGTTTCGTTTTCAATGAAATTCAGATTATAAAAATTGTCGGTAGTTTTTTGATCCCGAATTGCTTTTTCCCGATAGCCTTTTTTAACGGCTTCGTGCTCCAGCAAATTCAACGATTTATTTTTTGCGGCTTGATACAGATATGATTTAAACGCGGATAGATTTTGGAACGGAAGCTTTTTTTCCCAGATGGAAACAAAAACATCTTGCGCAATATCTTCCACCTGATCCGGATCGGAAATATACTTCCCGATGAACAAGCAAATACTTTTATAATACGTATCAAAAACGTACTTAAAAGCATCTTTATCGCCTTTCTCCAGACGTAATATTGCTTCAAAGTCCTCCATGTCCGTAATAGTAGTCGGACGAAATTATTTAAAAAATTGAAGCAAGCATATTTCCGGTTTTTGCCAAAAAACAGGAAAACAGTTCTAAACTAGTTCTTTTTCGTCACTTACCTGTTTTATTAAAACATTTACAAAAATTAACGAATTAATATATAATTAATGTTTTACTTATAATTCTGATAGACTATGTATAGATTTTCAGTCATTATGCTATTAGCCATAATGAGCACAAATGTATTTTCGCAAGAAAAAAAGAAGATTGATTTTGAATCGTTCGATATAACCAAAGTTGGCGATCAGGTTCCTGACTTTTTCTTTACAACCATCAACGGGAAAAGTTACAAAATGTCGGAACTAAGAGGGAAAACCGTAATGCTTGTTTTCTTTGCAACCTGGTGTGGACCATGCATGAAAGAACTTCCGCAAATTCAATCAGAAATTTGGGAAGAGTACAAATCGGATGATTTTATAGTTGTTGCGCTGGGAAGAGATCACTCGATGGAGGAGATTAAAAAGTTTAACGCAGAAAAAGGTTTTACTTTTCTGCTCGGGCCAGATCCGGAGCATAAAATTTATGGTCAATTTTTCCAAAAGTATATTCCTCGAAATGTGGTGGTAAATAAAGAAGGTAAGATTATTTACCAAAAACAGGGCTACCGAGAAGAGGATGTTAAAAATCTGAAGTCGATCCTTGAAGAACAAGTCATGTAAAACCAAAACTATTGGCGCTAATCCAACTAGAACATAAATCACTGATGTTCTTTCACGTACTTCATTACATTTATAAAGGAGTCGCTGTAAAGATCATCACTGTTTTCGCTTACATACTGCAGCAGTTGTTTATGTACATCTGCTGCGGTATTTAAATACCCACCGCCAACACTATGAAACATAAACACCACAATGGTTCCTTTTGCTTTGGCATCCTCAACCTGAGCGATCAAATCTTTAATACCCGGATCAACCGATGTGTAACTTGGTGTTTTCCAGGTTTTATATCCATCCATGGTTTCCGGGATTGGACCATCGCAGCGCGCAACTACAAACATCTTTTTTATTGAATCGGTAAAATCCACTCCATTGGCAACATAGTTGCTGCAGGTGTACCCGTACGATCGATCAGTATTTCCGTCGATCGCCTTTAACAAAGTGTTGGCTGTTTTTAACTCGGCAATAATTTGTTCGGGCGTGTAAGTCCTCAGGTCGTATTCAGGTTTTACCCAGTCCTGCCCTGTTCCATCGCAGGGATGAAACAAGGTGTGGTTTCCCAACTCGTGGCCCCGCTTTGTAATGGCGCGCCACTCTTCTGTTCTGTTATATAAACTTGGAGAATTGCCGGTGCAGAAAAATGTTCCTTTCAAACCATACTCGTCCAGTTGCGGCACAGCAATATCCAAATGACAATCCAATCCATCGTCGTAAGTAAAAACGACAGCTGCTTTCGCGCCGTTTGGCCACTTAAACTGTGCGTTTGAGCTGAATGTAAAAACAGTCAGCACAACTATTAATACTATTCTCATAGTTCCAAATCCTCAATTAATTCTGCACCTAATGTTCCTGATCCAATTTCGCGTACTTCGCCGGTCATGCGGATTTCCCAGTCTTCATCAATTTCAATGGCCAAGTTTCCACCAGGCATTTTTATGGTGAGGTTGCGCTCGGTCAATCCTCGCTTTACTACCGTGCAAGCCACTGCACACGATGAACTTCCTGATGCCAATGTCCAGCCGGCGCCGCGCTCCCAAATCATCACTTCCACTTCGTTTGGCGAGACCACTTTTGCAAACTGCACATTTATGCGGTTCGGAAACATCGGATTCGTCTCAATTTGCGGACCGAAAGTTTTTATTTCCTTTTCATCCAATTCGTCCTTTAAAACCACACAATGCGGATTCCCCACCGATACACAGTTAATTTCATATCCTCGATATTCCAGTTCCAGCGTCTCCCCAATGCATTCCTCTTTTTCACAATTAACAGGTACTTTTTTCGATTCGAAAATTGCTTTTCCCATATCCACTTTTATGGTGAAAGCTTTGTTATTTTTCTCCTCAATTACTTCGGCTTTCACTAATCCGCCCGGCGTTTCAATGCTAAATGATTTTGATTGGGCAAAACCATAATCGTACAAATACTTGGCAAAAATACGCAAGCCATTTCCACTTTTTTCAGCTTCCGAACCATCGGGATTCAGAATACGCAAACCGAAATCGGCTTTCTCGCTTGGCACTTTCAAAAGAATGCCGTCGGAGCCAATTCCAAAGTGAACATCGCAAATGCGAATTATGGCTTTTTCCGTTAATTCAAAAGTTATCTCATCCTGGTTTAAAACAATGTAATCGTTGCCCAGGCCGTGTGATTTTACAAAGAAGTTTTGCATCTTGGTTTTATATTTTTAAGAGATTTCAAAATTATAATTCTTAATGAACTCATTGTACTCTTCCTCCCAACTTTTCTTTTTATGATGAATTTCCTGGTTCTGAATATAGATCTTTACTTTCTCAACTTGTGATTCACTAATCGAAACGGCAAAGTATTCATCTGCCCATCTAAAGTTCTTACATAAATTTTCTTTATTTATCCAATATGAGCTTTCGCCTTTTAACAGTTGAATCACTTTTGCAATGTTCTGATCAGGCAACAGTGATAGTAAACAATGAACATGATCTCGATATCCATTTATTGAATAGATCAGAATATTTTTTGACTTGGCATATTCTCTAATATGGCTCAGTATTAACAATTTATCCTCACCCGTTAAAACCGGAACTTTGGATTTAGTACCCCATACACAATGTAACCAATTCCTAACGTAAGACATATCTTAAAATTTAAGGGCTAAAGCCCGGTTATCTGCTCATTTTCATAACCCCAGGCTTAAGCCTGGGGTTATACTACATTGCACCATATCAGGGTTTTAACCCTGATTTTTTCTATTGTTATTTAATATCAGATTTTGGAGTAACACCATTGTAAGATTTATAACGAATAAAGCGTCGTTCTGATTTGCAGAACCATTAGTAGGATGCACACCAGCCTTATCCTTTCTGATTCGTTCCAAAAAACTATTAATGTTTAAATAGATAGTATTTGTTAATTCATAATCAGAAAGGAGCTGATTATTCTTAGCTTCTTTCAGAAGAACATTGATTTTCTTTTTCTGATTTACTTCTCCATCAACCAGAATTTGTAATGCAGCCTGGATTGCATTTATTGATTTTGTAATTACATCATTATAATCTTTTGCCCTGAAACTTTCAAAAGCCTTGTTAAGCTCATTATTCACTCCGTCGTATGTAGAATCTTTTAACAATTGAAAAGTGGGATCGTAAATTTCAGTCACAATTTTTTCAGATTGACGGGGAACAAATTGATTGTTTCGAATCATCATGTTTACTCCGAATTGAGAAAAAATACTTTCACAAATATCTATCAATTTGTTAAGCTTATTTGTATTACGATCACCCTTAACGACAATATTAAAGTAAATTGAGAGTAATTCATAAAAGAAAAAGTCATCAATTTCCTCATACAAAGCAATCTGTAGAGCATCCTCAATATCAAAATAATATCCAACACCTTCTTCACTTGGAGTAAACCCAAAATTAATTCTTCTATATTTCAGCTGGAGGAGTTCTAATGCCGCAAGCAAACTAGCAGCCTCAAAATTCCAAACCTGATACAACTGAGCATCTAATAGTTCAGAATACCTTTCTCTAACTTCTGTCCAACTTCTTAGTTGTAAATTTGGATAAAGCGCATTTTTCAAATCTGGACGTGAATGTGAATAGTATTGGAATTCCATCTGAATATCTATTTCCAATAAAAATAGAAAATATTACTTAATATATAGATTTGTTATGATTCAGTGCCTATTCCACAACTAACTAAAAAAACTATTCAACCGCAAATTCTTGTTTCATTAAATTAATCTAAATAACCCCAAACGAGTTGGTCTCAAAAATGCTTGCCGATAGTTTTTTTTATCTTTACGCTCCAATTTGGAAAACATTATAAAATAGACAGATATGGCAAAAATTAACGAAAATTACCTGAAACTTCAGGCGGGTTA harbors:
- the dapF gene encoding diaminopimelate epimerase, which encodes MQNFFVKSHGLGNDYIVLNQDEITFELTEKAIIRICDVHFGIGSDGILLKVPSEKADFGLRILNPDGSEAEKSGNGLRIFAKYLYDYGFAQSKSFSIETPGGLVKAEVIEEKNNKAFTIKVDMGKAIFESKKVPVNCEKEECIGETLELEYRGYEINCVSVGNPHCVVLKDELDEKEIKTFGPQIETNPMFPNRINVQFAKVVSPNEVEVMIWERGAGWTLASGSSSCAVACTVVKRGLTERNLTIKMPGGNLAIEIDEDWEIRMTGEVREIGSGTLGAELIEDLEL
- the tnpA gene encoding IS200/IS605 family transposase, with amino-acid sequence MSYVRNWLHCVWGTKSKVPVLTGEDKLLILSHIREYAKSKNILIYSINGYRDHVHCLLSLLPDQNIAKVIQLLKGESSYWINKENLCKNFRWADEYFAVSISESQVEKVKIYIQNQEIHHKKKSWEEEYNEFIKNYNFEIS